The Lineus longissimus chromosome 2, tnLinLong1.2, whole genome shotgun sequence genome window below encodes:
- the LOC135482824 gene encoding uveal autoantigen with coiled-coil domains and ankyrin repeats-like isoform X4: MMLVDFIAQFTVDSSPSPVASKRSHAEANLGEIIFTDEENAPSSHESYPEIARKPDTDTTPESVTQSHDLTKAYQELVEDNEAMMEEFSSMKHELKKVQNKNSELQRRLENKSPPPTQMDTAVVEALEMEISELQKQLQRTKVTKLAESGEKKRKQDLDDSWNDSEDEQDFSGSYDKPASSESGVDRQLVPMLRSQILTLQKENDELKHKIKKIPNGDLGGSSDEEEGPGVTKLDVNILNGDKVTSLSHQDFLALNKRIQELEKTNKQYLRQMKDLQESSNNNTDVNFGAEISGVSGSVVEGLKIEELKIKNEGLKDLNEALKNTTDDLKDRNDQLLIDVGRLKVEFDSADREREIFRKQLSEIAKFGNSEEEGTDVLKFFHEINNLKRENTDLVARNDQLEEEIEQLLKQRTADHKVQGVLPDESVGRPGSVVEEVIFGVQAGNVESGVSLDASPYESHWAAGARTQKIYSLRQDNEELQVRIKELTDQKMELESNAEDMSEEISHHEALIQELQNTNRHYEKECSSVKQLCENLELENKKFRVEIGEKEAKESEMKEQEIECGKLQDNHEAITFVLDETKRHVEILAKENEEYKARVTALEAENVSTCESLKSEAMEEIEKLNNQIDILQKEKETYQERLDEFDRKLQKKNNRISSLVQTIEELKRGSSMLHSSKNDVEDQMGDMHRDIETLKYENEELEKTVARLMKRGSEEESIKLSIAKSTSMPADDATVLGLEKELERLKKKVKKLEDCKKEYEEEIEEFAETNQSNFDQCTQLCEELGTLKGQYDLVVNQKTTSEEHLQQSEEERERLQGEISIKKQSIKELKAHSQTLTVQNEDLTDAVTNLREECLKLEADKDQLSQDIQTLRANMDVVSVSEGMALSAVPNVDGAVHVGKHDEEDKEEVLQLRDECSDLKQINSELRVRAQSVTKVQDELFDLQEDNDRLIGEVEKSKEEMAALLSENQTLKEKCEISGQNSFSGSGEQEKWETEKSDLQNDVQNLQDKIVILSHEMNLLTKSNAKLTGDCEGYLQQTACLEDERDVAVKERETLLKINETLQSQLEELEKENLELEKERLNLSDYEKLKENMSVLEEEKCALLLRAEELKQFEMENTQLNIDLCELKSAQVKSDRKVKDLSTQNDELRTEVVQLSQIANSRVPEEQTSQQVKQAVQDAERKIKKLQDEVKRLKKHIKEADLKHREVVATYRTHLLSAVQGQMDGEIVDALRNILTLRTKTNTTELINTGSSCC, encoded by the exons ATGATGCTG GTCGATTTCATAGCGCAATTCACTGTAGACAGCTCGCCATCCCCAGTGGCTTCTAAACGTTCTCACGCTGAGGCCAATCTCGGAGAGATTATTTTCACCGATGAGGAG AATGCACCCAGTTCCCACGAATCCTACCCCGAAATAGCACGAAAACCTGACACTGACACCACCCCTGAGAGCGTGACCCAATCACACGACCTCACCAAAGCGTATCAAGAACTCGTCGAAGACAACGAGGCAATGATGGAAGAGTTCAGTAGCATGAAACACGAGCTCAAGAAAGTGCAGAATAAAAATAGTGAGCTGCAGCGACGTCTTGAGAACAAGAGCCCTCCCCCCACTCAGATGGATACTGCAGTTGTGGAGGCTTTGGAAATGGAG ATATCTGAACTTCAGAAACAGCTTCAAAGAACCAAGGTCACAAAACTGGCAGAAAGTGGTGAAAAAAAACGGAAACAG GATCTTGATGACAGCTGGAATGACTCGGAAGATGAACAAGATTTCTCGGGATCAT atgACAAACCGGCCTCCTCTGAGAGTGGGGTTGACAGACAACTAGTGCCAATGTTACGCAGTCAAATCCTGACACTACAGAAGGAGAATGATGAACTCAAGCACAAAATCAAG AAAATCCCCAATGGTGACCTTGGTGGTTCATCAGATGAGGAAGAGGGCCCAGGGGTGACCAAGCTCGACGTAAACATCCTCAACGGGGATAAAGTCACGTCACTTTCGCATCAAGACTTTCTGGCGCTGAACAAACGGATCCAGGAACTTGAAAAGACAAACAAACAGTATTTGAGGCAAATGAAGGACTTGCAAGAATCTAGCAATAATAACACAGATGTAAACTTTGGTGCTGAAATCTCAGGTGTTTCGGGTTCGGTGGTAGAAGGATTGAAAATAGAGGAactgaaaattaaaaatgaaGGCCTTAAGGACTTGAATGAGGCACTGAAAAATACAACAGACGATTTAAAAGACAGGAATGACCAGTTGCTCATTGATGTTGGGCGCTTAAAGGTTGAGTTCGATTCTGCTGAtagagagagagaaatatttcgGAAACAGTTGAGTGAGATTGCAAAGTTTGGGAATTCGGAAGAAGAGGGGACAGATGTTCTTAAATTCTTCCATGAGATAAACAACCTAAAGCGAGAAAACACAGACTTGGTTGCACGGAACGATCAGTTAGAGGAAGAGATTGAACAGTTGCTAAAACAGCGTACTGCTGATCACAAGGTACAAGGCGTGCTTCCCGATGAGAGTGTTGGTCGGCCAGGAAGTGTAGTTGAGGAGGTAATCTTCGGGGTCCAGGCTGGGAATGTTGAGTCTGGTGTAAGCCTTGATGCAAGTCCGTACGAGTCTCATTGGGCTGCAGGTGCACGCACTCAAAAGATCTACTCTTTGCGACAGGATAACGAGGAGTTGCAGGTGAGGATCAAAGAATTAACAGATCAGAAAATGGAGTTAGAAAGCAATGCTGAAGACATGAGCGAAGAGATCTCCCACCATGAAGCCCTTATTCAGGAACTGCAGAATACGAATAGGCACTATGAAAAAGAATGTAGCTCCGTGAAGCAGCTTTGTGAGAATTTGGAGCTTGAGAATAAGAAGTTCAGGGTTGAGATTGGGGAGAAAGAGGCCAAGGAGTCTGAGATGAAAGAACAGGAAATAGAATGTGGAAAGTTGCAGGACAACCATGAAGCTATTACGTTTGTTTTGGACGAGACCAAGCGGCATGTGGAGATCCTTGCCAAAGAGAATGAAGAGTATAAGGCAAGGGTTACGGCGCTTGAAGCAGAGAACGTTTCCACTTGTGAGAGTTTGAAATCGGAGGCAATGGAAGAGATCGAGAAGTTGAATAATCAAATAGATATTTTGCAGAAAGAGAAGGAGACCTACCAGGAACGGTTGGACGAGTTTGACAGGAAGTTGCAAAAGAAGAATAATCGCATATCAAGCTTGGTGCAGACGATCGAAGAGTTGAAACGTGGCTCGAGCATGCTGCATAGCTCCAAGAATGATGTTGAGGATCAAATGGGTGACATGCACAGAGATATAGAAACTTTGAAATACGAAAATGAGGAGTTGGAGAAGACAGTGGCCAGGTTGATGAAACGTGGTTCAGAGGAGGAGTCGATTAAATTGTCTATTGCGAAATCTACTTCCATGCCAGCAGACGATGCAACCGTCTTGGGATTAGAAAAGGAGTTGGAACGGTTGAAGAAAAAGGTGAAGAAGTTGGAGGACTGCAAAAAAGAGTATGAGGAGGAAATAGAGGAATTTGCTGAAACGAATCAGTCAAATTTTGACCAGTGTACGCAGTTGTGCGAAGAGTTGGGCACCTTGAAAGGGCAGTATGATTTGGTCGTCAATCAGAAAACAACCTCGGAAGAACATCTGCAGCAGAGTGAGGAAGAGAGAGAAAGATTGCAGGGGGAAATCAGTATTAAGAAACAGAGTATTAAAGAGTTGAAGGCTCATAGCCAAACGTTAACTGTGCAGAATGAGGACCTCACAGATGCCGTCACGAATCTTAGGGAGGAGTGTTTAAAGCTTGAAGCGGATAAAGATCAACTTTCTCAAGATATCCAAACTCTTCGCGCAAATATGGACGTAGTTTCTGTGAGTGAGGGCATGGCGCTGTCTGCAGTGCCCAATGTGGATGGTGCTGTTCATGTCGGGAAACATGACGAAGAGGACAAGGAAGAGGTTCTTCAGTTACGGGATGAGTGCTCAGATTTGAAGCAGATCAATTCAGAATTACGGGTGCGTGCGCAGAGTGTGACCAAAGTTCAGGATGAGTTGTTTGATTTGCAGGAGGATAACGACAGACTGATCGGCGAGGttgaaaaatcaaaagaagagatggcagcttTGTTGTCGGAAAATCAAACACTGAAGGAAAAGTGTGAAATTAGTGGCCAGAATTCGTTTTCAGGTTCTGGGGAGCAGGAAAAGTGGGAAACAGAGAAatctgatttgcaaaatgatgTTCAGAATCTTCAGGACAAGATTGTGATTCTGTCGCATGAGATGAACCTTTTGACTAAGAGTAATGCGAAGTTGACTGGTGACTGTGAAGGTTATCTTCAGCAGACGGCATGTCTCGAAGATGAGCGAGATGTTGCCGTGAAAGAGAGAGAGACATTGCTCAAGATAAATGAGACGTTACAAAGCCAATTGGAAGAATTAGAAAAGGAAAACCTTGAATTAGAAAAAGAGAGACTGAATCTCTCCGACTATGAGAAATTGAAAGAGAACATGTCGGTGTTGGAGGAAGAGAAGTGTGCTCTTCTGTTGCGGGCTGAAGAGTTGAAACAATTCGAAATGGAAAACACACAATTAAATATTGATCTCTGTGAACTGAAATCTGCCCAGGTAAAATCTGATCGAAAGGTTAAGGATTTGTCAACGCAGAATGACGAGTTACGGACCGAAGTGGTGCAACTTTCTCAGATTGCGAATAGCCGGGTTCCCGAGGAGCAGACGTCACAACAGGTGAAGCAGGCGGTGCAGGATGCTGAGAGGAAGATCAAGAAGCTGCAGGATGAAGTGAAGAGGCTCAAGAAACATATCAAG GAGGCTGATTTGAAACATCGAGAGGTAGTGGCGACCTACAGAACACATTTACTGAGTGCAGTGCAG GGACAAATGGATGGGGAAATTGTCGATGCCTTACGGAATATTCTCACTCTCCGGACTAAAACTAACACGACCGAACTAATTAACACTGGTAGTAGTTGCTGCTGA
- the LOC135482824 gene encoding ankycorbin-like isoform X3 produces the protein MATSQKYRVECFVRLSSEEEKQAPISEWSKHDDKLLHAVEQAHREKVESLINKKGLNPTKLNHQGQSAFHEAATRGQNGILDICIKHGADVQAADAQGRTALHLAARHGRNETLVKLIKAGIPVSAIDLCQMMPIHHACLGGHIACVNSLISKESPLNPEDKDKRTPLFFAAEMGEAIVCRELIDKGVNINAQDFCQMTALMCAAQQGHTDVVDLFVKRGANVKLIDSQGHTAAWYALEGGHTTVKQIIDEAPTMAAWDVCAPEEPDKQDETEVAPEVQEDENASLPDDDAERVDFIAQFTVDSSPSPVASKRSHAEANLGEIIFTDEENAPSSHESYPEIARKPDTDTTPESVTQSHDLTKAYQELVEDNEAMMEEFSSMKHELKKVQNKNSELQRRLENKSPPPTQMDTAVVEALEMEISELQKQLQRTKVTKLAESGEKKRKQDLDDSWNDSEDEQDFSGSYDKPASSESGVDRQLVPMLRSQILTLQKENDELKHKIKKIPNGDLGGSSDEEEGPGVTKLDVNILNGDKVTSLSHQDFLALNKRIQELEKTNKQYLRQMKDLQESSNNNTDVNFGAEISGVSGSVVEGLKIEELKIKNEGLKDLNEALKNTTDDLKDRNDQLLIDVGRLKVEFDSADREREIFRKQLSEIAKFGNSEEEGTDVLKFFHEINNLKRENTDLVARNDQLEEEIEQLLKQRTADHKVQGVLPDESVGRPGSVVEEVIFGVQAGNVESGVSLDASPYESHWAAGARTQKIYSLRQDNEELQVRIKELTDQKMELESNAEDMSEEISHHEALIQELQNTNRHYEKECSSVKQLCENLELENKKFRVEIGEKEAKESEMKEQEIECGKLQDNHEAITFVLDETKRHVEILAKENEEYKARVTALEAENVSTCESLKSEAMEEIEKLNNQIDILQKEKETYQERLDEFDRKLQKKNNRISSLVQTIEELKRGSSMLHSSKNDVEDQMGDMHRDIETLKYENEELEKTVARLMKRGSEEESIKLSIAKSTSMPADDATVLGLEKELERLKKKVKKLEDCKKEYEEEIEEFAETNQSNFDQCTQLCEELGTLKGQYDLVVNQKTTSEEHLQQSEEERERLQGEISIKKQSIKELKAHSQTLTVQNEDLTDAVTNLREECLKLEADKDQLSQDIQTLRANMDVVSVSEGMALSAVPNVDGAVHVGKHDEEDKEEVLQLRDECSDLKQINSELRVRAQSVTKVQDELFDLQEDNDRLIGEVEKSKEEMAALLSENQTLKEKCEISGQNSFSGSGEQEKWETEKSDLQNDVQNLQDKIVILSHEMNLLTKSNAKLTGDCEGYLQQTACLEDERDVAVKERETLLKINETLQSQLEELEKENLELEKERLNLSDYEKLKENMSVLEEEKCALLLRAEELKQFEMENTQLNIDLCELKSAQVKSDRKVKDLSTQNDELRTEVVQLSQIANSRVPEEQTSQQVKQAVQDAERKIKKLQDEVKRLKKHIKEADLKHREVVATYRTHLLSAVQGNMNKDVREALDTIKQLRK, from the exons ATGGCAACTTCCCAAAAATATCGTGTTGAGTGTTTCGTACGTCTAAGTAGTGAGGAGGAAAAACAAGCACCGATTTCG GAATGGAGTAAGCATGATGATAAGTTACTGCACGCAGTTGAACAAGCACACAGAGAGAAAGTTGAGTCACTTATCAACAAAAAGGGACTCAATCCTACCAAGCTCAACCATCAGGGCCAATCTGC GTTTCATGAGGCTGCTACGCGTGGTCAGAACGGCATCCTTGACATTTGCATCAAGCATGGCGCGGACGTGCAGGCAGCCGATGCACAAG GACGGACAGCCTTGCACCTTGCAGCTAGGCATGGGCGGAATGAGACACTGGTAAAACTAATCAAAGCGGGCATCCCTGTGTCCGCCATTGATCTCTGCCAGATGATGCCCATTCACCATGCTTGCCTCGGCGGTCACATTGCCTGTGTTAACTCTCTTATTTCGAAGGAATCGCCACTGAATCCTGAAGACAAG GACAAACGCACGCCCCTCTTCTTTGCCGCCGAGATGGGTGAAGCGATCGTCTGCCGAGAGCTAATAGACAAGGGTGTGAACATAAACGCACAGGACTTTTGTCAGATGACGGCGCTGATGTGCGCTGCTCAGCAGGGCCATACTGATGTGGTGGACCTTTTTGTCAAGAGAGGAGCAAATGTCAAATTGATTGACAGTCAGG GTCACACTGCTGCCTGGTATGCCCTTGAGGGAGGTCACACCACAGTCAAGCAGATCATAGACGAGGCCCCAACAATGGCTGCTTGGGATGTGT GTGCCCCTGAGGAGCCTGATAAGCAGGATGAGACAGAAGTGGCCCCCGAAGTGCAAGAAGATGAAAATGCATCCCTCcctgatgatgatgctgagaGG GTCGATTTCATAGCGCAATTCACTGTAGACAGCTCGCCATCCCCAGTGGCTTCTAAACGTTCTCACGCTGAGGCCAATCTCGGAGAGATTATTTTCACCGATGAGGAG AATGCACCCAGTTCCCACGAATCCTACCCCGAAATAGCACGAAAACCTGACACTGACACCACCCCTGAGAGCGTGACCCAATCACACGACCTCACCAAAGCGTATCAAGAACTCGTCGAAGACAACGAGGCAATGATGGAAGAGTTCAGTAGCATGAAACACGAGCTCAAGAAAGTGCAGAATAAAAATAGTGAGCTGCAGCGACGTCTTGAGAACAAGAGCCCTCCCCCCACTCAGATGGATACTGCAGTTGTGGAGGCTTTGGAAATGGAG ATATCTGAACTTCAGAAACAGCTTCAAAGAACCAAGGTCACAAAACTGGCAGAAAGTGGTGAAAAAAAACGGAAACAG GATCTTGATGACAGCTGGAATGACTCGGAAGATGAACAAGATTTCTCGGGATCAT atgACAAACCGGCCTCCTCTGAGAGTGGGGTTGACAGACAACTAGTGCCAATGTTACGCAGTCAAATCCTGACACTACAGAAGGAGAATGATGAACTCAAGCACAAAATCAAG AAAATCCCCAATGGTGACCTTGGTGGTTCATCAGATGAGGAAGAGGGCCCAGGGGTGACCAAGCTCGACGTAAACATCCTCAACGGGGATAAAGTCACGTCACTTTCGCATCAAGACTTTCTGGCGCTGAACAAACGGATCCAGGAACTTGAAAAGACAAACAAACAGTATTTGAGGCAAATGAAGGACTTGCAAGAATCTAGCAATAATAACACAGATGTAAACTTTGGTGCTGAAATCTCAGGTGTTTCGGGTTCGGTGGTAGAAGGATTGAAAATAGAGGAactgaaaattaaaaatgaaGGCCTTAAGGACTTGAATGAGGCACTGAAAAATACAACAGACGATTTAAAAGACAGGAATGACCAGTTGCTCATTGATGTTGGGCGCTTAAAGGTTGAGTTCGATTCTGCTGAtagagagagagaaatatttcgGAAACAGTTGAGTGAGATTGCAAAGTTTGGGAATTCGGAAGAAGAGGGGACAGATGTTCTTAAATTCTTCCATGAGATAAACAACCTAAAGCGAGAAAACACAGACTTGGTTGCACGGAACGATCAGTTAGAGGAAGAGATTGAACAGTTGCTAAAACAGCGTACTGCTGATCACAAGGTACAAGGCGTGCTTCCCGATGAGAGTGTTGGTCGGCCAGGAAGTGTAGTTGAGGAGGTAATCTTCGGGGTCCAGGCTGGGAATGTTGAGTCTGGTGTAAGCCTTGATGCAAGTCCGTACGAGTCTCATTGGGCTGCAGGTGCACGCACTCAAAAGATCTACTCTTTGCGACAGGATAACGAGGAGTTGCAGGTGAGGATCAAAGAATTAACAGATCAGAAAATGGAGTTAGAAAGCAATGCTGAAGACATGAGCGAAGAGATCTCCCACCATGAAGCCCTTATTCAGGAACTGCAGAATACGAATAGGCACTATGAAAAAGAATGTAGCTCCGTGAAGCAGCTTTGTGAGAATTTGGAGCTTGAGAATAAGAAGTTCAGGGTTGAGATTGGGGAGAAAGAGGCCAAGGAGTCTGAGATGAAAGAACAGGAAATAGAATGTGGAAAGTTGCAGGACAACCATGAAGCTATTACGTTTGTTTTGGACGAGACCAAGCGGCATGTGGAGATCCTTGCCAAAGAGAATGAAGAGTATAAGGCAAGGGTTACGGCGCTTGAAGCAGAGAACGTTTCCACTTGTGAGAGTTTGAAATCGGAGGCAATGGAAGAGATCGAGAAGTTGAATAATCAAATAGATATTTTGCAGAAAGAGAAGGAGACCTACCAGGAACGGTTGGACGAGTTTGACAGGAAGTTGCAAAAGAAGAATAATCGCATATCAAGCTTGGTGCAGACGATCGAAGAGTTGAAACGTGGCTCGAGCATGCTGCATAGCTCCAAGAATGATGTTGAGGATCAAATGGGTGACATGCACAGAGATATAGAAACTTTGAAATACGAAAATGAGGAGTTGGAGAAGACAGTGGCCAGGTTGATGAAACGTGGTTCAGAGGAGGAGTCGATTAAATTGTCTATTGCGAAATCTACTTCCATGCCAGCAGACGATGCAACCGTCTTGGGATTAGAAAAGGAGTTGGAACGGTTGAAGAAAAAGGTGAAGAAGTTGGAGGACTGCAAAAAAGAGTATGAGGAGGAAATAGAGGAATTTGCTGAAACGAATCAGTCAAATTTTGACCAGTGTACGCAGTTGTGCGAAGAGTTGGGCACCTTGAAAGGGCAGTATGATTTGGTCGTCAATCAGAAAACAACCTCGGAAGAACATCTGCAGCAGAGTGAGGAAGAGAGAGAAAGATTGCAGGGGGAAATCAGTATTAAGAAACAGAGTATTAAAGAGTTGAAGGCTCATAGCCAAACGTTAACTGTGCAGAATGAGGACCTCACAGATGCCGTCACGAATCTTAGGGAGGAGTGTTTAAAGCTTGAAGCGGATAAAGATCAACTTTCTCAAGATATCCAAACTCTTCGCGCAAATATGGACGTAGTTTCTGTGAGTGAGGGCATGGCGCTGTCTGCAGTGCCCAATGTGGATGGTGCTGTTCATGTCGGGAAACATGACGAAGAGGACAAGGAAGAGGTTCTTCAGTTACGGGATGAGTGCTCAGATTTGAAGCAGATCAATTCAGAATTACGGGTGCGTGCGCAGAGTGTGACCAAAGTTCAGGATGAGTTGTTTGATTTGCAGGAGGATAACGACAGACTGATCGGCGAGGttgaaaaatcaaaagaagagatggcagcttTGTTGTCGGAAAATCAAACACTGAAGGAAAAGTGTGAAATTAGTGGCCAGAATTCGTTTTCAGGTTCTGGGGAGCAGGAAAAGTGGGAAACAGAGAAatctgatttgcaaaatgatgTTCAGAATCTTCAGGACAAGATTGTGATTCTGTCGCATGAGATGAACCTTTTGACTAAGAGTAATGCGAAGTTGACTGGTGACTGTGAAGGTTATCTTCAGCAGACGGCATGTCTCGAAGATGAGCGAGATGTTGCCGTGAAAGAGAGAGAGACATTGCTCAAGATAAATGAGACGTTACAAAGCCAATTGGAAGAATTAGAAAAGGAAAACCTTGAATTAGAAAAAGAGAGACTGAATCTCTCCGACTATGAGAAATTGAAAGAGAACATGTCGGTGTTGGAGGAAGAGAAGTGTGCTCTTCTGTTGCGGGCTGAAGAGTTGAAACAATTCGAAATGGAAAACACACAATTAAATATTGATCTCTGTGAACTGAAATCTGCCCAGGTAAAATCTGATCGAAAGGTTAAGGATTTGTCAACGCAGAATGACGAGTTACGGACCGAAGTGGTGCAACTTTCTCAGATTGCGAATAGCCGGGTTCCCGAGGAGCAGACGTCACAACAGGTGAAGCAGGCGGTGCAGGATGCTGAGAGGAAGATCAAGAAGCTGCAGGATGAAGTGAAGAGGCTCAAGAAACATATCAAG GAGGCTGATTTGAAACATCGAGAGGTAGTGGCGACCTACAGAACACATTTACTGAGTGCAGTGCAG GGCAATATGAACAAGGATGTTCGAGAAGCTCTCGACACGATTAAGCAACTCCGGAAGTGA